The following are from one region of the Lytechinus pictus isolate F3 Inbred chromosome 4, Lp3.0, whole genome shotgun sequence genome:
- the LOC129258864 gene encoding tubby-related protein 4-like isoform X4, with the protein MALICYKDGFVLVGSVTGQRYWSSLLDLDAKLLCGAWSPDDKQVLLGTSKGEIVVMDIHGALVTQCNLATERPLKALLWSSEKFRMVNIGDCEGDERKKRKVGSDKRNRNKRKSPVMAVDLGDGEIQLMKSHDDLTPICIKTGMTAAVKMEWSGCGGFLAVGGTQPVESISAVKFYDTTGHLRFTLNIPSQRPLSALTWGHNDQRLFVACGSILHVAWIEKGVAPLQVLCREVITPLTNEEKLITKLPLPLRLRNYVSERLSLTIKGCIPDPAKLREFVSQPPPGNERLHCTMVRTEFDSRTGSPCFTLFLEFLGGLVPLLKGRRISKLRPEFVIYDPKTIPKSNDDDAGVPTFMSSDDSSCSDDSDEDLMCNMRRKSDNRNSSSSPKPKESTQSASDSPRLKEKEFDSLFLDSLPERNPLVEVTSNIWGTKFKIHGLAEFLPANLGQINYRTSLLHLQPRQMTIALVELKPEFLRSRQEEDSDFDPNVFSEDDDDVQVKSPPLAKAAAAPIAPMTSTNRSFSDTVDSNNHNLVSELTQQSNVESQTVDEGETIPLLAETTREEYAQQGAIPKQRLVSQGRRKIESECGTTSLAGGRTGPLDVVTDVRLMNGGAEALDEGIILPSDVQGEEELQTDLPRWADTAPRHPRPGHLCDGPGSSSQSPKKMARRREHHESNGHGTVKDTDVTLANGVRHVAIMNGSPQIDKIRRAPISVNEPDLDLSEPVRAPSPKPCETPVEDKGKEKKQTVSSPQTKSKRSKLKGKKAENGQEAASSEKQGSPKLSGSTPENSSGKSRKSLRKAWSNSDRSPSRSRMKSQGENSDSEAENQNANEAGDSSTASSAKSRKAKLMKQYANCKSKVFVMHNKAPLWNENTQVYQLDFGGRVTQESAKNFQVELHGKQVMQFGKIDGQAYTLDFQSPFSAIQAFAIALANVTQRLK; encoded by the exons ATGGCTCTGATCTGCTACAAGGATGGCTTCGTCCTCGTAGGGTCTGTGACCGGTCAACGCTACTGGTCATCTCTGCTTGACCTGGATGCCAAGCTGCTATGTGGGGCATGGTCACCGGATGATAAACAG GTTTTGTTAGGTACGTCCAAGGGGGAAATCGTCGTGATGGATATCCATGGTGCCTTGGTGACTCAGTGTAACCTAGCAACGGAGCGCCCCCTCAAGGCGCTGCTCTGGTCCTCAGAGAAATTTCGGATGGTTAACATCGGGGACTGCGAAGGGGACGAGCGAAAGAAGAGGAAAG TAGGCAGTGATAAGCGGAATCGTAATAAGAGGAAGAGTCCAGTAATGGCTGTCGACCTGGGTGACGGCGAGATCCAACTGATGAAAAGTCATGATGATCTCACTCCTATATGCATCAAGACTGGAATGACCG CAGCTGTAAAGATGGAGTGGAGCGGTTGCGGTGGCTTCCTGGCCGTGGGTGGCACCCAACCCGTTGAGAGCATCAGTGCCGTCAAGTTCTACGATACCACGGGACATCTTCGCTTCACTCTCAATATTCCATCTCAG AGACCACTCTCAGCGTTGACTTGGGGTCACAACGACCAGCGACTCTTTGTTGCATGCGGCTCCATCCTCCACGTGGCATGGATCGAGAAGGGCGTGGCCCCTCTGCAGGTGCTATGTCGGGAGGTGATCACTCCTCTCACCAATGAGGAGAAGCTGATCACCAAACTTCCCTTGCCTCTAAGACTCAGAAATTACGTCTCTGAGAGATTGTCTCTGACAATAAAG GGATGCATTCCAGATCCAGCCAAGCTCAGAGAGTTTGTCAGTCAACCACCTCCAG GCAATGAAAGACTGCACTGCACGATGGTACGGACAGAGTTTGACTCAAGAACTGGTAGTCCGTGTTTCACCCTCTTTCTGGAGTTCCTAGGAGGGCTCGTCCCCCTTCTGAAGGGGAGAAGGATAAGCAAGCTTAGACCGGAGTTTGTGATCTACGATCCCAAGACAATACCAAAGA gtaatgatgatgatgctggcgTCCCAACCTTCATGAGTTCAGACGACAGCTCGTGCTCGGACGATAGCGATGAGGATCTGATGTGCAACATGCGACGTAAGTCAGACAACCGCAACAGCAGCAGTAGTCCCAAGCCTAAGGAAAGTACACAAAGTGCATCAGACTCGCCCAGACTGAAGGAGAAGGAATTTGATAGCTTGTTTCTAGATAGTTTACCTGAA CGCAATCCCCTGGTGGAAGTCACATCTAACATCTGGGGCACCAAGTTCAAGATCCATGGCCTGGCTGAATTCCTGCCAGCCAACCTTGGCCAGATCAACTACAGGACAAGCTTACTACACCTACAACCAAGACAGATGACCATCGCTCTGGTGGAACTAAAACCCGAGTTCCTGCGCAGTCGGCAGGAAGAGGACTCTGACTTTGATCCTAATGTCTTCAGTGAAGACGACGATGATGTTCAAG TGAAGAGTCCCCCTCTTGCCAAAGCAGCAGCGGCACCAATTGCCCCGATGACATCTACCAACAGAAGCTTCTCAGACACAGTAGATTCAAACAACCACAATCTCGTCAGTGAACTGACCCAACAAAGCAACGTGGAAAGTCAAACCGTTGACGAGGGAGAGACCATTCCGCTTTTGGCAGAAACCACTCGGGAGGAATACGCTCAACAAGGCGCTATCCCAAAACAGAGACTAGTCTCGCAAGGAAGGCGGAAGATCGAATCGGAATGTGGGACGACGAGCTTAGCCGGTGGTCGCACGGGACCGCTGGATGTTGTAACGGACGTTCGGTTGATGAACGGCGGAGCGGAAGCGCTAGACGAGGGAATTATCTTACCATCCGATGTACAAGGCGAGGAGGAGCTACAGACTGATTTGCCGCGGTGGGCGGACACAGCTCCAAGACATCCACGGCCAGGACATTTATGTGACGGTCCAGGTAGTAGTAGTCAGTCACCAAAGAAGATGGCTAGGAGAAGAGAACATCATGAATCAAATGGTCACGGGACAGTGAAAGACACCGATGTGACGTTAGCGAACGGTGTCAGACATGTAGCAATAATGAATGGTAGTCCTCAGATAGATAAAATACGTAGAGCACCTATAAGTGTGAATGAACCAGATCTTGACTTGTCAGAGCCAGTGAGGGCGCCCTCCCCCAAGCCTTGTGAAACCCCGGTTGAGGATAAGGGGAAGGAGAAGAAACAAACAGTGTCGTCACCTCAGACTAAATCAAAGAGGTCcaagttaaaaggaaaaaaagcggAAAATGGACAAGAAGCGGCATCATCTGAGAAGCAAGGATCACCGAAACTCTCCGGAAGCACCCCGGAGAATTCCTCTGGGAAGAGTCGGAAGTCGTTACGCAAAGCGTGGTCCAACTCTGACCGCTCGCCCTCGAGGTCTCGCATGAAATCACAGGGAGAGAACTCTGACAGTGAAGCGGAGAATCAAAATGCCAACGAGGCAGGGGATTCGTCGACAGCGAGCAGCGCTAAGTCGAGAAAAGCAAAACTGATGAAACAGTATGCTAACTGCAAATCCAAGGTGTTTGTGATGCATAACAAAGCTCCCTTGTGGAATGAGAATACACAGGTTTATCAACTGGACTTTGGCGGGAGAGTCACACAAGAATCAGCTAAGAATTTCCAAGTGGAGTTACATGGAAAACAG GTGATGCAGTTCGGCAAGATAGATGGCCAGGCCTACACCTTGGATTTCCAGAGTCCTTTCTCGGCCATCCAGGCCTTCGCGATCGCTCTCGCAAACGTGACACAGAGGCTGAAGTGA
- the LOC129258864 gene encoding tubby-related protein 4-like isoform X5: MALICYKDGFVLVGSVTGQRYWSSLLDLDAKLLCGAWSPDDKQVLLGTSKGEIVVMDIHGALVTQCNLATERPLKALLWSSEKFRMVNIGDCEGDERKKRKGSDKRNRNKRKSPVMAVDLGDGEIQLMKSHDDLTPICIKTGMTAAVKMEWSGCGGFLAVGGTQPVESISAVKFYDTTGHLRFTLNIPSQRPLSALTWGHNDQRLFVACGSILHVAWIEKGVAPLQVLCREVITPLTNEEKLITKLPLPLRLRNYVSERLSLTIKGCIPDPAKLREFVSQPPPGNERLHCTMVRTEFDSRTGSPCFTLFLEFLGGLVPLLKGRRISKLRPEFVIYDPKTIPKSNDDDAGVPTFMSSDDSSCSDDSDEDLMCNMRRKSDNRNSSSSPKPKESTQSASDSPRLKEKEFDSLFLDSLPERNPLVEVTSNIWGTKFKIHGLAEFLPANLGQINYRTSLLHLQPRQMTIALVELKPEFLRSRQEEDSDFDPNVFSEDDDDVQVKSPPLAKAAAAPIAPMTSTNRSFSDTVDSNNHNLVSELTQQSNVESQTVDEGETIPLLAETTREEYAQQGAIPKQRLVSQGRRKIESECGTTSLAGGRTGPLDVVTDVRLMNGGAEALDEGIILPSDVQGEEELQTDLPRWADTAPRHPRPGHLCDGPGSSSQSPKKMARRREHHESNGHGTVKDTDVTLANGVRHVAIMNGSPQIDKIRRAPISVNEPDLDLSEPVRAPSPKPCETPVEDKGKEKKQTVSSPQTKSKRSKLKGKKAENGQEAASSEKQGSPKLSGSTPENSSGKSRKSLRKAWSNSDRSPSRSRMKSQGENSDSEAENQNANEAGDSSTASSAKSRKAKLMKQYANCKSKVFVMHNKAPLWNENTQVYQLDFGGRVTQESAKNFQVELHGKQVMQFGKIDGQAYTLDFQSPFSAIQAFAIALANVTQRLK, translated from the exons ATGGCTCTGATCTGCTACAAGGATGGCTTCGTCCTCGTAGGGTCTGTGACCGGTCAACGCTACTGGTCATCTCTGCTTGACCTGGATGCCAAGCTGCTATGTGGGGCATGGTCACCGGATGATAAACAG GTTTTGTTAGGTACGTCCAAGGGGGAAATCGTCGTGATGGATATCCATGGTGCCTTGGTGACTCAGTGTAACCTAGCAACGGAGCGCCCCCTCAAGGCGCTGCTCTGGTCCTCAGAGAAATTTCGGATGGTTAACATCGGGGACTGCGAAGGGGACGAGCGAAAGAAGAGGAAAG GCAGTGATAAGCGGAATCGTAATAAGAGGAAGAGTCCAGTAATGGCTGTCGACCTGGGTGACGGCGAGATCCAACTGATGAAAAGTCATGATGATCTCACTCCTATATGCATCAAGACTGGAATGACCG CAGCTGTAAAGATGGAGTGGAGCGGTTGCGGTGGCTTCCTGGCCGTGGGTGGCACCCAACCCGTTGAGAGCATCAGTGCCGTCAAGTTCTACGATACCACGGGACATCTTCGCTTCACTCTCAATATTCCATCTCAG AGACCACTCTCAGCGTTGACTTGGGGTCACAACGACCAGCGACTCTTTGTTGCATGCGGCTCCATCCTCCACGTGGCATGGATCGAGAAGGGCGTGGCCCCTCTGCAGGTGCTATGTCGGGAGGTGATCACTCCTCTCACCAATGAGGAGAAGCTGATCACCAAACTTCCCTTGCCTCTAAGACTCAGAAATTACGTCTCTGAGAGATTGTCTCTGACAATAAAG GGATGCATTCCAGATCCAGCCAAGCTCAGAGAGTTTGTCAGTCAACCACCTCCAG GCAATGAAAGACTGCACTGCACGATGGTACGGACAGAGTTTGACTCAAGAACTGGTAGTCCGTGTTTCACCCTCTTTCTGGAGTTCCTAGGAGGGCTCGTCCCCCTTCTGAAGGGGAGAAGGATAAGCAAGCTTAGACCGGAGTTTGTGATCTACGATCCCAAGACAATACCAAAGA gtaatgatgatgatgctggcgTCCCAACCTTCATGAGTTCAGACGACAGCTCGTGCTCGGACGATAGCGATGAGGATCTGATGTGCAACATGCGACGTAAGTCAGACAACCGCAACAGCAGCAGTAGTCCCAAGCCTAAGGAAAGTACACAAAGTGCATCAGACTCGCCCAGACTGAAGGAGAAGGAATTTGATAGCTTGTTTCTAGATAGTTTACCTGAA CGCAATCCCCTGGTGGAAGTCACATCTAACATCTGGGGCACCAAGTTCAAGATCCATGGCCTGGCTGAATTCCTGCCAGCCAACCTTGGCCAGATCAACTACAGGACAAGCTTACTACACCTACAACCAAGACAGATGACCATCGCTCTGGTGGAACTAAAACCCGAGTTCCTGCGCAGTCGGCAGGAAGAGGACTCTGACTTTGATCCTAATGTCTTCAGTGAAGACGACGATGATGTTCAAG TGAAGAGTCCCCCTCTTGCCAAAGCAGCAGCGGCACCAATTGCCCCGATGACATCTACCAACAGAAGCTTCTCAGACACAGTAGATTCAAACAACCACAATCTCGTCAGTGAACTGACCCAACAAAGCAACGTGGAAAGTCAAACCGTTGACGAGGGAGAGACCATTCCGCTTTTGGCAGAAACCACTCGGGAGGAATACGCTCAACAAGGCGCTATCCCAAAACAGAGACTAGTCTCGCAAGGAAGGCGGAAGATCGAATCGGAATGTGGGACGACGAGCTTAGCCGGTGGTCGCACGGGACCGCTGGATGTTGTAACGGACGTTCGGTTGATGAACGGCGGAGCGGAAGCGCTAGACGAGGGAATTATCTTACCATCCGATGTACAAGGCGAGGAGGAGCTACAGACTGATTTGCCGCGGTGGGCGGACACAGCTCCAAGACATCCACGGCCAGGACATTTATGTGACGGTCCAGGTAGTAGTAGTCAGTCACCAAAGAAGATGGCTAGGAGAAGAGAACATCATGAATCAAATGGTCACGGGACAGTGAAAGACACCGATGTGACGTTAGCGAACGGTGTCAGACATGTAGCAATAATGAATGGTAGTCCTCAGATAGATAAAATACGTAGAGCACCTATAAGTGTGAATGAACCAGATCTTGACTTGTCAGAGCCAGTGAGGGCGCCCTCCCCCAAGCCTTGTGAAACCCCGGTTGAGGATAAGGGGAAGGAGAAGAAACAAACAGTGTCGTCACCTCAGACTAAATCAAAGAGGTCcaagttaaaaggaaaaaaagcggAAAATGGACAAGAAGCGGCATCATCTGAGAAGCAAGGATCACCGAAACTCTCCGGAAGCACCCCGGAGAATTCCTCTGGGAAGAGTCGGAAGTCGTTACGCAAAGCGTGGTCCAACTCTGACCGCTCGCCCTCGAGGTCTCGCATGAAATCACAGGGAGAGAACTCTGACAGTGAAGCGGAGAATCAAAATGCCAACGAGGCAGGGGATTCGTCGACAGCGAGCAGCGCTAAGTCGAGAAAAGCAAAACTGATGAAACAGTATGCTAACTGCAAATCCAAGGTGTTTGTGATGCATAACAAAGCTCCCTTGTGGAATGAGAATACACAGGTTTATCAACTGGACTTTGGCGGGAGAGTCACACAAGAATCAGCTAAGAATTTCCAAGTGGAGTTACATGGAAAACAG GTGATGCAGTTCGGCAAGATAGATGGCCAGGCCTACACCTTGGATTTCCAGAGTCCTTTCTCGGCCATCCAGGCCTTCGCGATCGCTCTCGCAAACGTGACACAGAGGCTGAAGTGA